The proteins below are encoded in one region of Zootoca vivipara chromosome 10, rZooViv1.1, whole genome shotgun sequence:
- the CCDC134 gene encoding coiled-coil domain-containing protein 134 isoform X1: MDYFRASTFLFMLILCRGVTADTEKKTPDSGLEIYKKLFEVKRKDQMNALKNLIELNDVNQQYKIIDIMLKGLFKVLEDSRAVLIAADVPPDGPFPQDEKLKDAYSHVVENTAFFGDVVLRFPKIVHHYFDRNSNWNNLIRWGIGFCNQTGVFDQGPHSQVLGLMAQELGISEKSPEYRNPFKTDNSEFSPSADTFQKALREEEKRRKKEEKRKEIRKGPRISRSQSEL; this comes from the exons ATGGATTATTTTCGAGCCTCCACATTTCTCTTTATGCTGATATTATGCAGAGGCGTCACTGCAGACACAGAGAAGAAAACCCCTGATTCAGGATTGGAAATCT ATAAGAAGCTGTTCGAAGTGAAACGCAAAGACCAGATGAATGCGTTGAAGAACCTGATTGAACTCAACGATGTGAACCAACAGTACAAGATCATAGACATCATGCTCAAGGGTCTTTTCAAA GTTCTTGAAGACTCGCGGGCTGTACTTATAGCAGCAGATGTCCCTCCAGATGGGCCGTTCCCTCAGGATGAGAAGCTAAAGGATG CATATTCCCATGTGGTGGAGAACACTGCATTTTTTGGTGATGTAGTCCTGCGTTTTCCCAAGATAGTGCACCATTACTTTGACCGCAACTCCAACTGGAACAACCTGATTCGCTGGGGAATTGGCTTCTGCAACCAGACAGGTGTATTTGATCAAGGTCCGCACTCGCAAGTCCTCGGATTG ATGGCTCAAGAGCTTGGAATAAGTGAGAAATCTCCAGAATACCGGAACCCCTTTAAAACAGACAATTCTGAA TTTTCCCCCAGTGCAGACACATTCCAGAAGGCTCTCCGGGAGGAAGAGAAGCgaaggaagaaagaggagaagcGGAAGGAGATCCGCAAGGGGCCTCGCATCTCCCGCTCACAGTCAGAGTTGTAA
- the CCDC134 gene encoding coiled-coil domain-containing protein 134 isoform X2: MDYFRASTFLFMLILCRGVTADTEKKTPDSGLEIYKKLFEVKRKDQMNALKNLIELNDVNQQYKIIDIMLKGLFKVLEDSRAVLIAADVPPDGPFPQDEKLKDAYSHVVENTAFFGDVVLRFPKIVHHYFDRNSNWNNLIRWGIGFCNQTGVFDQGPHSQVLGLMAQELGISEKSPEYRNPFKTDNSEK, translated from the exons ATGGATTATTTTCGAGCCTCCACATTTCTCTTTATGCTGATATTATGCAGAGGCGTCACTGCAGACACAGAGAAGAAAACCCCTGATTCAGGATTGGAAATCT ATAAGAAGCTGTTCGAAGTGAAACGCAAAGACCAGATGAATGCGTTGAAGAACCTGATTGAACTCAACGATGTGAACCAACAGTACAAGATCATAGACATCATGCTCAAGGGTCTTTTCAAA GTTCTTGAAGACTCGCGGGCTGTACTTATAGCAGCAGATGTCCCTCCAGATGGGCCGTTCCCTCAGGATGAGAAGCTAAAGGATG CATATTCCCATGTGGTGGAGAACACTGCATTTTTTGGTGATGTAGTCCTGCGTTTTCCCAAGATAGTGCACCATTACTTTGACCGCAACTCCAACTGGAACAACCTGATTCGCTGGGGAATTGGCTTCTGCAACCAGACAGGTGTATTTGATCAAGGTCCGCACTCGCAAGTCCTCGGATTG ATGGCTCAAGAGCTTGGAATAAGTGAGAAATCTCCAGAATACCGGAACCCCTTTAAAACAGACAATTCTGAA AAGTGA